The Mercurialis annua linkage group LG8, ddMerAnnu1.2, whole genome shotgun sequence genome window below encodes:
- the LOC126660211 gene encoding ATP-dependent RNA helicase DEAH13-like isoform X1, translating into MDTVDENVHAKLSVVHQHLLPPLKGKSRVVHVVRPKEVEETRKDLPIVMMEQEIMEAINENSVVIVCGETGCGKTTQLPQFLYEAGFSSNHQARSCIIGVAQPRRVAVLSSANRVEEELGLKGSKAVGYQVRHQKCVADIIAIKFMTDGILLQELKSDFLLSRYSVIILDEAHERSANSDILIGLLSRSIQLRQKVYDEQQKMILSGQNIIPEQRISPPKLILMSATMRVKDFISAFGYSPPIIEVPTRQFPITVHFAKRTDINDYVGQAFKKVLSIHRNLPKGGILVFVTGQREVEELRTKLLKASKKLFSVSTERNSGNNEAFEIQGNSVDQLTDEFSYYDEDMPVFDGDESDSYDSESESESELEIVGGDGDWGDDSIPKNDTNILGVLGEERAVTSLKTAFEALDGNSAVGMNCKAKQNPLMPQECLNNYNQSAWKKDKRVAAGPLRVLSLYAMLSEKAQLRVFEEVKKGERLVVVATNVAETSLTIPGIKYVVDTGKEKVKDYDPSNGMASYKVQWISKASAAQRAGRAGRTGPGHCYRLYSSAVFNDSLAEFSCPEILKVPLEGYVLNLESMNIKVHGFPFPTCPRKKDLDRAYDCLRNLKAFDGKRLTPLGKAMACYPMDPRHSRILLTAVQIINGQNYSRANLVLGYAVAAAAALSLSNPFLMQLQQNSDCSETEEISGELEPANIKRTAKEVQMSSDVLTVAYCLQCFEVSKNREKFCSENTLHKRTMDEMSKLREQLLGLFFDQNSVSWTHGTIKDVKQAWKGCGTPPVLNLYEETALSQAICAGLIDRVAKRVKNSSTSLAEYEICTASDAVFLHPSSSPSHSAPEYLVYSELVHTKRRPHIHGATSIDPKWLVDIACETPICTNSVDKTRRPFYNASTDQVYRYMIPSFGYHRWELPAIKEAVKDDGDRIKAFAYALLEGDVLPCLKPVRDHMAARPSSLLERQGLGDCRVENFLRSLMKLGVDSCATLRREWNKDSNALKQEFSAWIKRGYQSKFEALWSQMHCQVQLDYDQRFPNKAKKKKRKTMAT; encoded by the exons ATGGATACCGTAGATGAAAATGTGCATGCAAAACTATCTGTTGTCCACCAGCATTTGTTGCCACCTCTGAAG GGTAAATCAAGAGTAGTGCATGTCGTAAGGCCGAAAGAAGTGGAGGAGACTAGGAAGGATCTTCCAATTGTTATGATGGAGCAGGAAATCATGGAAGCCATTAATGAAAATTCTGTTGTTATTGTCTGTGGAGAAACCGGCTGTGGCAAAACCACTCAACTTCctcag TTTCTTTATGAAGCAGGCTTTAGTTCAAACCATCAAGCTCGATCTTGTATTATTGGCGTTGCTCAACCTCGTCGTGTTGCTGTGTTATCCTCCGCTAACCGTGTGGAAGAGGAGCTTGGTCTCAAGGGTAGTAAGGCGGTTGGTTACCAGGTTAGACATCAGAAGTGTGTTGCAGATATTATTGCTATCAAATTTATGACTGATGGAATCTTACTGCAAGAACTTAAG AGTGATTTTCTGTTGAGCCGCTACTCTGTCATAATACTAGATGAGGCTCATGAGAGAAGTGCCAACTCAGATATACTCATCGGATTGCTTTCTCGTAGCATCCAGCTACGCCAG AAAGTTTATGATGAACAGCAGAAAATGATACTTTCAGGACAAAATATTATCCCTGAACAAAGGATATCTCCGCCCAAACTTATTCTGATGAGTGCCACCATGAGAGTGAAGGATTTTATTTCTGCATTTGGTTATTCTCCTCCTATTATTGAAGTTCCCACCCGGCAGTTTCCGATAACTGTACATTTCGCAAAAAGAACAGATATTAACGATTATGTTGGCCAGGCCTTTAAAAAGGTCCTGTCAATCCACAGGAATCTGCCGAAAGGGGGCATACTTGTTTTTGTCACGGGCCAAAGAGAGGTAGAGGAATTGCGCACGAAGTTACTTAAAGCTTCTAAGAAACTGTTTTCTGTGTCTACTGAAAGGAATTCAGGGAACAATGAGGCATTTGAGATTCAAGGAAACTCAGTTGATCAGCTAACCGACGAATTTAGCTACTATGACGAAGATATGCCAGTTTTTGATGGTGATGAATCAGACTCTTATGATTCTGAATCAGAATCAGAAAGCGAACTAGAAATTGTTGGTGGCGATGGAGATTGGGGAGATGACAGCATTCCGAAAAATGACACGAATATTTTAGGTGTCTTAGGTGAGGAAAGGGCTGTGACCTCACTGAAGACTGCTTTTGAAGCATTGGATGGAAATTCTGCAGTAGGCATGAATTGTAAGGCAAAGCAGAATCCTTTAATGCCACAAGAGTGCTTAAATAATTACAACCAAAGTGCATGGAAGAAAGATAAACGTGTTGCCGCAGGTCCACTGCGTGTACTGTCTCTTTATGCCATGCTTTCTGAAAAAGCGCAGCTTCGTGTATTTGAAGAGGTAAAGAAAGGGGAGAGGCTAGTTGTTGTTGCAACTAATGTTGCCGAAACCTCCTTAACCATCCCAGGCATAAAGTATGTTGTTGATACTGGAAAGGAAAAGGTGAAGGATTATGACCCCTCCAATGGCATGGCAAGTTATAAAGTACAATGGATAAGTAAGGCATCAGCCGCTCAACGTGCTGGAAGGGCTGGGAGAACTGGGCCTGGCCACTGTTACCGCCTTTATTCGTCTGCTGTCTTTAATGACTCGCTTGCTGAGTTCTCTTGTCCTGAAATTCTCAAGGTGCCTCTTGAGGGCTATGTGCTGAACCTGGAATCCATGAACATAAAG GTACATGGTTTTCCATTTCCAACTTGTCCTAGGAAAAAGGACTTGGATCGAGCATATGATTGCTTGAGGAATCTTAAAGCATTTGATGGGAAAAGATTGACACCCCTTGGAAAGGCCATGGCTTGTTATCCGATGGATCCTCGCCACTCTCGGATCCTTTTAACTGCAGTGCAGATCATCAATGGACAGAATTATTCCAGAGCAAATCTAGTTCTAGGATATGCAGTTGCAGCTGCTGCAGCATTGAGCTTGTCAAATCCTTTCCTGATGCAGCTTCAGCAAAATAGCGATTGCTCAGAGACGGAGGAGATTTCTGGAGAACTAGAACCTGCAAATATTAAAAGAACAGCTAAAGAAGTCCAAATGAGCAGTGATGTTCTGACTGTGGCTTATTGTTTACAATGTTTTGAAGTTTCTAAAAACAGAGAGAAATTTTGCTCTGAGAATACCCTACATAAGAGAACCATGGATGAAATGTCCAAGCTAAGAGAGCAGCTTCTTGGATTATTCTTTGATCAAAACTCTGTCTCATGGACTCATGGAACCATCAAGGATGTAAAACAAGCATGGAAGGGATGTGGGACTCCTCCTGTGCTGAATTTATACGAGGAAACTGCGTTAAGCCAAGCCATATGTGCTGGCCTAATTGATAGAGTTGCCAAAAGAGTCAAAAACAGCTCTACATCTTTAGCTGAGTACGAGATCTGCACAGCTAGTGATGCCGTATTCCTCCACCCGTCGTCCTCTCCGTCTCATTCAGCTCCTGAGTATTTGGTTTACAGCGAATTGGTACATACAAAACGACGGCCACACATTCATGGAGCAACCAGCATTGATCCGAAATGGCTCGTTGACATCGCCTGTGAAACTCCTATATGCACTAATTCAGTTGATAAGACTCGCAGACCATTTTACAACGCTAGTACAGACCAGGTATATCGCTATATGATTCCGAGTTTCGGGTATCACAGATGGGAGCTTCCGGCTATTAAAGAGGCGGTTAAGGATGATGGTGATCGAATAAAGGCATTTGCGTATGCTTTGCTTGAAGGAGATGTTTTGCCATGCTTAAAACCCGTCAGGGATCATATGGCAGCCCGTCCAAGTTCACTTCTGGAGAGACAAGGATTAGGTGACTGCAGGGTCGAGAATTTCCTGAGAAGTTTGATGAAACTCGGGGTTGATAGCTGTGCTACTCTGAGGAGAGAATGGAATAAGGATTCTAATGCACTGAAGCAAGAATTTTCAGCCTGGATTAAGAGGGGTTATCAATCTAAATTTGAAGCACTCTGGTCACAGATGCATTGCCAAGTTCAGTTAGATTATGATCAACGTTTTCCAAACAAagccaagaagaagaagaggaagacaATGGCTACTTGA
- the LOC126660211 gene encoding ATP-dependent RNA helicase DEAH13-like isoform X3 yields the protein MDTVDENVHAKLSVVHQHLLPPLKGKSRVVHVVRPKEVEETRKDLPIVMMEQEIMEAINENSVVIVCGETGCGKTTQLPQFLYEAGFSSNHQARSCIIGVAQPRRVAVLSSANRVEEELGLKGSKAVGYQSDFLLSRYSVIILDEAHERSANSDILIGLLSRSIQLRQKVYDEQQKMILSGQNIIPEQRISPPKLILMSATMRVKDFISAFGYSPPIIEVPTRQFPITVHFAKRTDINDYVGQAFKKVLSIHRNLPKGGILVFVTGQREVEELRTKLLKASKKLFSVSTERNSGNNEAFEIQGNSVDQLTDEFSYYDEDMPVFDGDESDSYDSESESESELEIVGGDGDWGDDSIPKNDTNILGVLGEERAVTSLKTAFEALDGNSAVGMNCKAKQNPLMPQECLNNYNQSAWKKDKRVAAGPLRVLSLYAMLSEKAQLRVFEEVKKGERLVVVATNVAETSLTIPGIKYVVDTGKEKVKDYDPSNGMASYKVQWISKASAAQRAGRAGRTGPGHCYRLYSSAVFNDSLAEFSCPEILKVPLEGYVLNLESMNIKVHGFPFPTCPRKKDLDRAYDCLRNLKAFDGKRLTPLGKAMACYPMDPRHSRILLTAVQIINGQNYSRANLVLGYAVAAAAALSLSNPFLMQLQQNSDCSETEEISGELEPANIKRTAKEVQMSSDVLTVAYCLQCFEVSKNREKFCSENTLHKRTMDEMSKLREQLLGLFFDQNSVSWTHGTIKDVKQAWKGCGTPPVLNLYEETALSQAICAGLIDRVAKRVKNSSTSLAEYEICTASDAVFLHPSSSPSHSAPEYLVYSELVHTKRRPHIHGATSIDPKWLVDIACETPICTNSVDKTRRPFYNASTDQVYRYMIPSFGYHRWELPAIKEAVKDDGDRIKAFAYALLEGDVLPCLKPVRDHMAARPSSLLERQGLGDCRVENFLRSLMKLGVDSCATLRREWNKDSNALKQEFSAWIKRGYQSKFEALWSQMHCQVQLDYDQRFPNKAKKKKRKTMAT from the exons ATGGATACCGTAGATGAAAATGTGCATGCAAAACTATCTGTTGTCCACCAGCATTTGTTGCCACCTCTGAAG GGTAAATCAAGAGTAGTGCATGTCGTAAGGCCGAAAGAAGTGGAGGAGACTAGGAAGGATCTTCCAATTGTTATGATGGAGCAGGAAATCATGGAAGCCATTAATGAAAATTCTGTTGTTATTGTCTGTGGAGAAACCGGCTGTGGCAAAACCACTCAACTTCctcag TTTCTTTATGAAGCAGGCTTTAGTTCAAACCATCAAGCTCGATCTTGTATTATTGGCGTTGCTCAACCTCGTCGTGTTGCTGTGTTATCCTCCGCTAACCGTGTGGAAGAGGAGCTTGGTCTCAAGGGTAGTAAGGCGGTTGGTTACCAG AGTGATTTTCTGTTGAGCCGCTACTCTGTCATAATACTAGATGAGGCTCATGAGAGAAGTGCCAACTCAGATATACTCATCGGATTGCTTTCTCGTAGCATCCAGCTACGCCAG AAAGTTTATGATGAACAGCAGAAAATGATACTTTCAGGACAAAATATTATCCCTGAACAAAGGATATCTCCGCCCAAACTTATTCTGATGAGTGCCACCATGAGAGTGAAGGATTTTATTTCTGCATTTGGTTATTCTCCTCCTATTATTGAAGTTCCCACCCGGCAGTTTCCGATAACTGTACATTTCGCAAAAAGAACAGATATTAACGATTATGTTGGCCAGGCCTTTAAAAAGGTCCTGTCAATCCACAGGAATCTGCCGAAAGGGGGCATACTTGTTTTTGTCACGGGCCAAAGAGAGGTAGAGGAATTGCGCACGAAGTTACTTAAAGCTTCTAAGAAACTGTTTTCTGTGTCTACTGAAAGGAATTCAGGGAACAATGAGGCATTTGAGATTCAAGGAAACTCAGTTGATCAGCTAACCGACGAATTTAGCTACTATGACGAAGATATGCCAGTTTTTGATGGTGATGAATCAGACTCTTATGATTCTGAATCAGAATCAGAAAGCGAACTAGAAATTGTTGGTGGCGATGGAGATTGGGGAGATGACAGCATTCCGAAAAATGACACGAATATTTTAGGTGTCTTAGGTGAGGAAAGGGCTGTGACCTCACTGAAGACTGCTTTTGAAGCATTGGATGGAAATTCTGCAGTAGGCATGAATTGTAAGGCAAAGCAGAATCCTTTAATGCCACAAGAGTGCTTAAATAATTACAACCAAAGTGCATGGAAGAAAGATAAACGTGTTGCCGCAGGTCCACTGCGTGTACTGTCTCTTTATGCCATGCTTTCTGAAAAAGCGCAGCTTCGTGTATTTGAAGAGGTAAAGAAAGGGGAGAGGCTAGTTGTTGTTGCAACTAATGTTGCCGAAACCTCCTTAACCATCCCAGGCATAAAGTATGTTGTTGATACTGGAAAGGAAAAGGTGAAGGATTATGACCCCTCCAATGGCATGGCAAGTTATAAAGTACAATGGATAAGTAAGGCATCAGCCGCTCAACGTGCTGGAAGGGCTGGGAGAACTGGGCCTGGCCACTGTTACCGCCTTTATTCGTCTGCTGTCTTTAATGACTCGCTTGCTGAGTTCTCTTGTCCTGAAATTCTCAAGGTGCCTCTTGAGGGCTATGTGCTGAACCTGGAATCCATGAACATAAAG GTACATGGTTTTCCATTTCCAACTTGTCCTAGGAAAAAGGACTTGGATCGAGCATATGATTGCTTGAGGAATCTTAAAGCATTTGATGGGAAAAGATTGACACCCCTTGGAAAGGCCATGGCTTGTTATCCGATGGATCCTCGCCACTCTCGGATCCTTTTAACTGCAGTGCAGATCATCAATGGACAGAATTATTCCAGAGCAAATCTAGTTCTAGGATATGCAGTTGCAGCTGCTGCAGCATTGAGCTTGTCAAATCCTTTCCTGATGCAGCTTCAGCAAAATAGCGATTGCTCAGAGACGGAGGAGATTTCTGGAGAACTAGAACCTGCAAATATTAAAAGAACAGCTAAAGAAGTCCAAATGAGCAGTGATGTTCTGACTGTGGCTTATTGTTTACAATGTTTTGAAGTTTCTAAAAACAGAGAGAAATTTTGCTCTGAGAATACCCTACATAAGAGAACCATGGATGAAATGTCCAAGCTAAGAGAGCAGCTTCTTGGATTATTCTTTGATCAAAACTCTGTCTCATGGACTCATGGAACCATCAAGGATGTAAAACAAGCATGGAAGGGATGTGGGACTCCTCCTGTGCTGAATTTATACGAGGAAACTGCGTTAAGCCAAGCCATATGTGCTGGCCTAATTGATAGAGTTGCCAAAAGAGTCAAAAACAGCTCTACATCTTTAGCTGAGTACGAGATCTGCACAGCTAGTGATGCCGTATTCCTCCACCCGTCGTCCTCTCCGTCTCATTCAGCTCCTGAGTATTTGGTTTACAGCGAATTGGTACATACAAAACGACGGCCACACATTCATGGAGCAACCAGCATTGATCCGAAATGGCTCGTTGACATCGCCTGTGAAACTCCTATATGCACTAATTCAGTTGATAAGACTCGCAGACCATTTTACAACGCTAGTACAGACCAGGTATATCGCTATATGATTCCGAGTTTCGGGTATCACAGATGGGAGCTTCCGGCTATTAAAGAGGCGGTTAAGGATGATGGTGATCGAATAAAGGCATTTGCGTATGCTTTGCTTGAAGGAGATGTTTTGCCATGCTTAAAACCCGTCAGGGATCATATGGCAGCCCGTCCAAGTTCACTTCTGGAGAGACAAGGATTAGGTGACTGCAGGGTCGAGAATTTCCTGAGAAGTTTGATGAAACTCGGGGTTGATAGCTGTGCTACTCTGAGGAGAGAATGGAATAAGGATTCTAATGCACTGAAGCAAGAATTTTCAGCCTGGATTAAGAGGGGTTATCAATCTAAATTTGAAGCACTCTGGTCACAGATGCATTGCCAAGTTCAGTTAGATTATGATCAACGTTTTCCAAACAAagccaagaagaagaagaggaagacaATGGCTACTTGA
- the LOC126660211 gene encoding ATP-dependent RNA helicase DEAH13-like isoform X2, producing MLRKRKHWRLSQSEKGLGVQGKSRVVHVVRPKEVEETRKDLPIVMMEQEIMEAINENSVVIVCGETGCGKTTQLPQFLYEAGFSSNHQARSCIIGVAQPRRVAVLSSANRVEEELGLKGSKAVGYQVRHQKCVADIIAIKFMTDGILLQELKSDFLLSRYSVIILDEAHERSANSDILIGLLSRSIQLRQKVYDEQQKMILSGQNIIPEQRISPPKLILMSATMRVKDFISAFGYSPPIIEVPTRQFPITVHFAKRTDINDYVGQAFKKVLSIHRNLPKGGILVFVTGQREVEELRTKLLKASKKLFSVSTERNSGNNEAFEIQGNSVDQLTDEFSYYDEDMPVFDGDESDSYDSESESESELEIVGGDGDWGDDSIPKNDTNILGVLGEERAVTSLKTAFEALDGNSAVGMNCKAKQNPLMPQECLNNYNQSAWKKDKRVAAGPLRVLSLYAMLSEKAQLRVFEEVKKGERLVVVATNVAETSLTIPGIKYVVDTGKEKVKDYDPSNGMASYKVQWISKASAAQRAGRAGRTGPGHCYRLYSSAVFNDSLAEFSCPEILKVPLEGYVLNLESMNIKVHGFPFPTCPRKKDLDRAYDCLRNLKAFDGKRLTPLGKAMACYPMDPRHSRILLTAVQIINGQNYSRANLVLGYAVAAAAALSLSNPFLMQLQQNSDCSETEEISGELEPANIKRTAKEVQMSSDVLTVAYCLQCFEVSKNREKFCSENTLHKRTMDEMSKLREQLLGLFFDQNSVSWTHGTIKDVKQAWKGCGTPPVLNLYEETALSQAICAGLIDRVAKRVKNSSTSLAEYEICTASDAVFLHPSSSPSHSAPEYLVYSELVHTKRRPHIHGATSIDPKWLVDIACETPICTNSVDKTRRPFYNASTDQVYRYMIPSFGYHRWELPAIKEAVKDDGDRIKAFAYALLEGDVLPCLKPVRDHMAARPSSLLERQGLGDCRVENFLRSLMKLGVDSCATLRREWNKDSNALKQEFSAWIKRGYQSKFEALWSQMHCQVQLDYDQRFPNKAKKKKRKTMAT from the exons aTGTTGAGAAAACGAAAGCATTGGCGCCTCTCTCAGTCAGAGAAAGGCTTAGGAGTACAG GGTAAATCAAGAGTAGTGCATGTCGTAAGGCCGAAAGAAGTGGAGGAGACTAGGAAGGATCTTCCAATTGTTATGATGGAGCAGGAAATCATGGAAGCCATTAATGAAAATTCTGTTGTTATTGTCTGTGGAGAAACCGGCTGTGGCAAAACCACTCAACTTCctcag TTTCTTTATGAAGCAGGCTTTAGTTCAAACCATCAAGCTCGATCTTGTATTATTGGCGTTGCTCAACCTCGTCGTGTTGCTGTGTTATCCTCCGCTAACCGTGTGGAAGAGGAGCTTGGTCTCAAGGGTAGTAAGGCGGTTGGTTACCAGGTTAGACATCAGAAGTGTGTTGCAGATATTATTGCTATCAAATTTATGACTGATGGAATCTTACTGCAAGAACTTAAG AGTGATTTTCTGTTGAGCCGCTACTCTGTCATAATACTAGATGAGGCTCATGAGAGAAGTGCCAACTCAGATATACTCATCGGATTGCTTTCTCGTAGCATCCAGCTACGCCAG AAAGTTTATGATGAACAGCAGAAAATGATACTTTCAGGACAAAATATTATCCCTGAACAAAGGATATCTCCGCCCAAACTTATTCTGATGAGTGCCACCATGAGAGTGAAGGATTTTATTTCTGCATTTGGTTATTCTCCTCCTATTATTGAAGTTCCCACCCGGCAGTTTCCGATAACTGTACATTTCGCAAAAAGAACAGATATTAACGATTATGTTGGCCAGGCCTTTAAAAAGGTCCTGTCAATCCACAGGAATCTGCCGAAAGGGGGCATACTTGTTTTTGTCACGGGCCAAAGAGAGGTAGAGGAATTGCGCACGAAGTTACTTAAAGCTTCTAAGAAACTGTTTTCTGTGTCTACTGAAAGGAATTCAGGGAACAATGAGGCATTTGAGATTCAAGGAAACTCAGTTGATCAGCTAACCGACGAATTTAGCTACTATGACGAAGATATGCCAGTTTTTGATGGTGATGAATCAGACTCTTATGATTCTGAATCAGAATCAGAAAGCGAACTAGAAATTGTTGGTGGCGATGGAGATTGGGGAGATGACAGCATTCCGAAAAATGACACGAATATTTTAGGTGTCTTAGGTGAGGAAAGGGCTGTGACCTCACTGAAGACTGCTTTTGAAGCATTGGATGGAAATTCTGCAGTAGGCATGAATTGTAAGGCAAAGCAGAATCCTTTAATGCCACAAGAGTGCTTAAATAATTACAACCAAAGTGCATGGAAGAAAGATAAACGTGTTGCCGCAGGTCCACTGCGTGTACTGTCTCTTTATGCCATGCTTTCTGAAAAAGCGCAGCTTCGTGTATTTGAAGAGGTAAAGAAAGGGGAGAGGCTAGTTGTTGTTGCAACTAATGTTGCCGAAACCTCCTTAACCATCCCAGGCATAAAGTATGTTGTTGATACTGGAAAGGAAAAGGTGAAGGATTATGACCCCTCCAATGGCATGGCAAGTTATAAAGTACAATGGATAAGTAAGGCATCAGCCGCTCAACGTGCTGGAAGGGCTGGGAGAACTGGGCCTGGCCACTGTTACCGCCTTTATTCGTCTGCTGTCTTTAATGACTCGCTTGCTGAGTTCTCTTGTCCTGAAATTCTCAAGGTGCCTCTTGAGGGCTATGTGCTGAACCTGGAATCCATGAACATAAAG GTACATGGTTTTCCATTTCCAACTTGTCCTAGGAAAAAGGACTTGGATCGAGCATATGATTGCTTGAGGAATCTTAAAGCATTTGATGGGAAAAGATTGACACCCCTTGGAAAGGCCATGGCTTGTTATCCGATGGATCCTCGCCACTCTCGGATCCTTTTAACTGCAGTGCAGATCATCAATGGACAGAATTATTCCAGAGCAAATCTAGTTCTAGGATATGCAGTTGCAGCTGCTGCAGCATTGAGCTTGTCAAATCCTTTCCTGATGCAGCTTCAGCAAAATAGCGATTGCTCAGAGACGGAGGAGATTTCTGGAGAACTAGAACCTGCAAATATTAAAAGAACAGCTAAAGAAGTCCAAATGAGCAGTGATGTTCTGACTGTGGCTTATTGTTTACAATGTTTTGAAGTTTCTAAAAACAGAGAGAAATTTTGCTCTGAGAATACCCTACATAAGAGAACCATGGATGAAATGTCCAAGCTAAGAGAGCAGCTTCTTGGATTATTCTTTGATCAAAACTCTGTCTCATGGACTCATGGAACCATCAAGGATGTAAAACAAGCATGGAAGGGATGTGGGACTCCTCCTGTGCTGAATTTATACGAGGAAACTGCGTTAAGCCAAGCCATATGTGCTGGCCTAATTGATAGAGTTGCCAAAAGAGTCAAAAACAGCTCTACATCTTTAGCTGAGTACGAGATCTGCACAGCTAGTGATGCCGTATTCCTCCACCCGTCGTCCTCTCCGTCTCATTCAGCTCCTGAGTATTTGGTTTACAGCGAATTGGTACATACAAAACGACGGCCACACATTCATGGAGCAACCAGCATTGATCCGAAATGGCTCGTTGACATCGCCTGTGAAACTCCTATATGCACTAATTCAGTTGATAAGACTCGCAGACCATTTTACAACGCTAGTACAGACCAGGTATATCGCTATATGATTCCGAGTTTCGGGTATCACAGATGGGAGCTTCCGGCTATTAAAGAGGCGGTTAAGGATGATGGTGATCGAATAAAGGCATTTGCGTATGCTTTGCTTGAAGGAGATGTTTTGCCATGCTTAAAACCCGTCAGGGATCATATGGCAGCCCGTCCAAGTTCACTTCTGGAGAGACAAGGATTAGGTGACTGCAGGGTCGAGAATTTCCTGAGAAGTTTGATGAAACTCGGGGTTGATAGCTGTGCTACTCTGAGGAGAGAATGGAATAAGGATTCTAATGCACTGAAGCAAGAATTTTCAGCCTGGATTAAGAGGGGTTATCAATCTAAATTTGAAGCACTCTGGTCACAGATGCATTGCCAAGTTCAGTTAGATTATGATCAACGTTTTCCAAACAAagccaagaagaagaagaggaagacaATGGCTACTTGA